Proteins encoded in a region of the Enterococcus gilvus ATCC BAA-350 genome:
- a CDS encoding DUF5590 domain-containing protein: protein MDTNSTRQQKLNRWLLGIVAFLLIIIVAATMIFIRSNRPMQQAKREAVQMAEKYADLKTVDHFYWFNREKTYFTVTGENNTGESIIVIVPKSGEKVRVLNQKDGLTEEQAEKRFNEENPDLIFEKANLGIYQDKTAWEITAKDEKGAIFYYLLSFNDGKQIKVIKEI from the coding sequence TTGGATACGAATAGTACAAGGCAGCAAAAGCTCAACCGTTGGCTTTTAGGGATCGTGGCATTTTTACTAATTATTATCGTGGCGGCGACCATGATTTTTATCCGTTCAAATCGTCCGATGCAGCAAGCTAAAAGAGAAGCGGTTCAAATGGCAGAAAAATATGCCGATTTAAAAACGGTCGATCATTTTTATTGGTTCAATCGTGAAAAAACCTATTTCACCGTTACGGGTGAAAATAATACTGGCGAATCGATCATCGTGATCGTTCCGAAATCAGGAGAGAAAGTCCGCGTTCTCAATCAAAAGGATGGTCTGACCGAAGAACAAGCAGAGAAACGCTTTAATGAGGAGAATCCAGATCTGATTTTTGAGAAAGCCAACTTAGGGATCTATCAAGATAAAACCGCTTGGGAGATCACCGCGAAGGATGAGAAGGGCGCGATTTTTTATTACTTGCTGTCATTTAATGATGGCAAACAAATCAAAGTCATCAAAGAAATCTAA
- a CDS encoding helicase C-terminal domain-containing protein, with protein sequence MKKNYAVVDIETTGTDPKTDRIIQFGCVLIENGKIVTHFSTDINPDQNIPAQIQTLTGITNQRTRKAPYFEDVAQTITNLLEDTIFVAHNIHFDYPFLSNELERCGMPPLTIPGIDTVELAQVFMPTSLSFRLKDLAEELHLVHENPHQADSDADVTAQLLLYLDSKIKELPIITVEKIVETADQMAFQTKNYLEECLKEMQEDPRPLSDELVIIRGLALRKKRVPLFSESYFGVKAYPRSRKAKEKIYHSELDFRKEQARLMNLVYDFFNKKDDKNILVEAATGIGKTLGYLLPMSFLATPEKPLVISTVSLLLQEQILSHDLPLINRLLDQPLQAVVMKSSRHYLDLERFYQSFEKETAQKQYTFYQMSVLVWLTQTETGDFDELNMTSLKHPFWQEVSHLGVHTLNPSSPFYQADFIHHRQKKLAQSNLVITNHAYLAQEDQRKIPQLPNSSYLIIDEAHHLNRVLEKVSTQNFNVLAIQRSFAHLFDQQTFAVWKKLIHKDKQSQHTLEILQDVLQELNEDLTDFYRIFKEEFPAEEERLLTKEMIDQLSLAGEHVLQRIKRLYQDALDLGDQLSGYFVRYKETFSIKEQAEWGDLQALLNNLTEQQTAFETFSEKWDARYVHWFNAKRKTFQVQDLEAALISQTKWYERYKQILYLGGTLKIGSDRHYFAKRWGIAETPLKIISSPYDYANQARLYLPTDTISIQSTSPDQYAQYIADVVRKMADNQKRPILILFTSHDILNRVYQRVRVPLLNEGREVLAQGVGGSREKLLKRFLLSNDALLFGADSFWEGVDLPGEILQLLIVTRLPFENPKRLQVKARNEYLASEGINPFYQEAVPHAALRLRQALGRLIRSDKDKGVMLLLDQRFITAKYGEKLRKALPKDLPIKQLPLEEILLEADQFLNSDKSDEN encoded by the coding sequence GTGAAAAAGAATTATGCTGTGGTTGATATTGAAACGACTGGAACCGATCCAAAAACCGATCGTATCATTCAGTTCGGCTGTGTATTGATCGAGAACGGCAAGATCGTAACGCATTTCTCGACGGATATTAATCCAGATCAGAATATTCCAGCGCAGATCCAAACGCTGACAGGAATTACGAACCAACGAACGCGAAAAGCCCCATATTTTGAAGATGTGGCTCAAACGATCACTAATTTATTGGAAGATACAATCTTTGTTGCCCATAACATTCATTTTGATTATCCGTTTTTAAGTAATGAGCTAGAGCGTTGCGGTATGCCGCCATTGACGATCCCCGGTATTGATACCGTTGAGTTGGCGCAAGTGTTTATGCCGACGTCTTTGAGCTTTCGCTTAAAAGATTTGGCAGAGGAGCTGCACTTAGTCCATGAAAATCCCCATCAAGCGGATAGCGACGCGGATGTAACTGCGCAATTATTATTATATCTAGACTCGAAAATAAAAGAACTGCCAATCATTACAGTGGAAAAAATCGTGGAAACGGCTGATCAAATGGCGTTTCAAACCAAAAATTATTTAGAAGAATGTCTGAAAGAGATGCAAGAAGACCCTCGTCCTTTGTCGGATGAGTTGGTGATCATTCGTGGATTAGCGCTGCGCAAGAAGCGTGTGCCGCTTTTTTCTGAGAGCTATTTTGGGGTGAAGGCCTATCCTCGCTCACGGAAAGCCAAGGAGAAAATCTATCACAGTGAATTGGATTTTCGAAAAGAACAAGCGCGTTTGATGAATCTTGTGTATGATTTTTTTAATAAGAAAGATGACAAGAATATTTTAGTAGAGGCCGCAACAGGAATCGGCAAAACGTTGGGCTATTTATTACCCATGAGTTTTTTGGCAACTCCGGAAAAACCGCTGGTGATCAGTACGGTCTCTTTGCTGCTGCAAGAGCAGATTTTGAGCCACGACTTGCCGTTGATCAATCGTCTGTTGGATCAGCCGTTGCAGGCAGTAGTGATGAAAAGCAGTCGTCATTACTTGGATCTTGAGCGCTTTTATCAGAGCTTTGAGAAAGAAACGGCGCAAAAACAATACACATTTTATCAAATGTCGGTGCTTGTCTGGTTAACTCAAACCGAAACAGGGGATTTTGATGAGCTGAATATGACTAGCTTGAAACACCCTTTCTGGCAAGAGGTCTCTCATTTAGGCGTGCATACATTGAATCCCAGCAGCCCATTTTATCAAGCAGATTTTATTCATCATCGTCAAAAAAAATTGGCTCAAAGTAATTTGGTGATCACCAATCATGCCTATTTAGCGCAAGAGGATCAACGGAAAATTCCTCAACTGCCGAACAGTTCGTATCTGATTATTGATGAAGCCCATCATTTAAATCGAGTCTTGGAAAAAGTCAGCACTCAGAACTTTAATGTATTGGCGATCCAGCGTTCGTTTGCCCATCTTTTTGACCAGCAAACCTTTGCTGTTTGGAAAAAATTGATCCACAAAGACAAGCAAAGCCAGCATACGCTTGAAATTCTTCAAGATGTTCTTCAGGAATTAAATGAGGACCTGACGGATTTTTATCGTATTTTCAAGGAAGAGTTTCCTGCGGAAGAGGAACGCTTGCTGACGAAAGAGATGATCGACCAATTGTCCTTGGCTGGGGAGCATGTTTTGCAGCGGATCAAGCGTCTTTACCAAGATGCGTTGGATTTGGGGGATCAATTGTCGGGGTATTTTGTCAGGTACAAAGAGACGTTCAGTATCAAAGAACAGGCGGAATGGGGCGACCTGCAAGCATTACTGAACAATTTGACAGAGCAGCAGACAGCATTTGAAACATTTAGTGAAAAATGGGATGCCCGCTATGTTCATTGGTTCAATGCCAAACGAAAAACGTTCCAAGTCCAGGATTTGGAAGCGGCATTGATCAGTCAAACGAAGTGGTATGAGCGGTACAAGCAGATTCTCTATTTGGGCGGTACGTTGAAAATCGGCAGCGATCGGCATTATTTCGCGAAGCGTTGGGGGATAGCGGAGACACCTTTAAAGATAATCAGCAGTCCCTATGATTATGCCAACCAAGCGCGCCTGTACCTTCCGACGGATACGATCAGCATCCAGTCGACCTCACCGGATCAGTATGCGCAATACATCGCCGACGTGGTTCGAAAAATGGCAGACAATCAGAAACGTCCGATCTTAATTCTTTTTACTTCTCACGATATTTTGAATCGTGTCTATCAACGCGTGCGTGTGCCTTTATTAAATGAAGGCAGAGAGGTTTTGGCTCAAGGTGTTGGCGGCAGCCGCGAAAAATTGTTGAAGCGTTTCTTGTTATCAAATGACGCGCTGCTGTTCGGAGCCGACAGTTTTTGGGAAGGGGTCGATCTGCCAGGAGAGATTCTGCAGCTTTTGATCGTTACTCGTTTGCCGTTTGAAAATCCTAAACGGCTACAGGTCAAAGCACGGAATGAGTATTTAGCCTCTGAAGGAATCAATCCGTTTTACCAAGAGGCAGTCCCCCATGCAGCATTGCGGCTGCGCCAAGCATTGGGAAGGTTGATTCGTTCAGACAAGGACAAGGGAGTAATGCTCTTGTTGGATCAGCGCTTTATCACTGCGAAGTACGGCGAAAAATTACGAAAAGCATTGCCAAAGGACCTTCCAATCAAACAATTGCCGTTAGAAGAGATTCTGCTTGAAGCGGATCAATTTTTAAATTCTGACAAAAGTGATGAGAATTAA
- a CDS encoding cold-shock protein, which produces MEQGTVKWFNSEKGYGFITAENGNDVFVHFSAIQGDGFKTLEEGQAVTFDVEEGQRGPQATNVNKA; this is translated from the coding sequence ATGGAACAAGGTACAGTAAAATGGTTCAACTCAGAAAAAGGCTACGGATTTATCACTGCTGAAAACGGAAATGACGTATTTGTACATTTCTCAGCTATCCAAGGCGACGGCTTCAAAACTTTAGAAGAAGGTCAAGCAGTGACTTTCGACGTAGAAGAAGGCCAACGTGGACCTCAAGCTACAAACGTTAACAAAGCTTAA
- a CDS encoding PH domain-containing protein: MKTAEEMYQFCQHAKFFSGSDQQWSEKLFSVLEKHLGPHEEVLVCFIGLHNRTSATKNDGFYAYALTNQRFIMGQKKLIGDEFKVIPLANLQELRLTKETSLDILEISSLEGVTKIVLTEDEAPYVLATLKQTVQEITTKKEPETHLSKAEQLLKMKELMDQGILTAKEFEKIKEEIFQ; encoded by the coding sequence ATGAAAACTGCGGAGGAAATGTACCAATTTTGTCAACATGCGAAATTCTTTTCAGGGTCCGATCAACAATGGAGCGAAAAACTTTTTTCAGTGCTGGAGAAACATTTAGGGCCTCATGAAGAGGTTCTTGTTTGCTTTATTGGGCTGCACAATCGAACATCTGCAACCAAAAATGACGGCTTTTACGCCTATGCTTTAACCAATCAACGATTTATCATGGGGCAAAAGAAATTGATTGGCGATGAGTTTAAAGTGATTCCTTTGGCAAATCTTCAGGAACTTCGTTTAACAAAAGAAACCAGCTTGGATATATTAGAGATTTCCTCTTTAGAAGGCGTAACAAAAATAGTCTTGACGGAAGACGAAGCACCCTATGTCTTAGCGACTTTAAAGCAAACAGTCCAAGAGATCACCACAAAAAAAGAACCCGAGACCCACTTAAGCAAAGCAGAACAGCTCTTGAAAATGAAAGAGCTGATGGATCAAGGAATCCTGACAGCAAAGGAATTCGAAAAAATAAAAGAAGAAATCTTTCAATAA
- a CDS encoding P-II family nitrogen regulator has translation MKKVEAIIRQEKLEAIKAAIDQEIEVNGMTVSQVLGCGLQKGQKTHVRGQEVITTLLPKIAVSFILADENVERVIDLILETCQSEECGTGKIFVYPIEEAIRIRTRESGKAAIQ, from the coding sequence ATGAAAAAAGTTGAAGCGATCATCAGACAAGAAAAGTTAGAAGCGATCAAAGCAGCGATCGATCAGGAAATTGAAGTAAACGGGATGACTGTCAGCCAAGTATTAGGCTGCGGCTTGCAAAAAGGACAAAAGACGCACGTTCGAGGACAAGAGGTCATCACGACATTATTACCTAAAATAGCAGTAAGCTTTATTTTAGCAGATGAAAATGTAGAGAGAGTGATTGATTTGATTTTAGAGACCTGCCAATCAGAAGAATGCGGAACAGGAAAAATCTTTGTATATCCCATTGAAGAAGCGATTCGGATACGCACGCGGGAGTCTGGAAAAGCAGCGATCCAATAG
- a CDS encoding ammonium transporter, translated as MAANIAFILICSGLVFLMTPALAFFYGGLERRKNILNTMMMVICTMGLASLIWVVVGYSLSFSGGGEFIGNLDKLFFNGVSMTKGDSIPEGLFAFFQMMFALITTAILTGSVAGRMRFSAIFLFIAIWLIVVYFPMAHMVWGGGFLDKIGSIDFAGGNVVHISSGISGLVLAIVLGRRREYHLGDYRPHNVPFVVLGTGLLWFGWFGFNGGSALAADGLAIHAMITTNTAAACAMLSWMLIEKVLNGKPTVVGACTGAVVGLVAITPGAGFVSIWSSLLIGALVSPFCYFFISVIKQKLGFDDALDAFGCHGVGGIFGGIVTGIFADPSVGGRTGLIYGETHLFIAQIESVIFTLIFAGVASYLIISLIRVFMPIRVSQQEEALGLDQIEHDENAYPTFMGMDS; from the coding sequence ATGGCAGCGAATATTGCATTTATTTTGATTTGTTCAGGGTTAGTTTTTCTTATGACGCCCGCATTGGCATTTTTCTATGGCGGGTTGGAGCGGAGAAAAAATATTTTGAACACCATGATGATGGTCATTTGTACGATGGGATTAGCCTCTTTGATTTGGGTAGTCGTTGGCTACTCGCTATCATTTAGCGGCGGCGGAGAATTTATTGGAAATTTGGACAAGCTATTTTTTAATGGCGTCTCTATGACGAAAGGAGATAGTATCCCAGAAGGCTTATTCGCGTTCTTTCAAATGATGTTTGCCTTGATCACGACAGCGATTTTAACAGGATCAGTCGCCGGTCGCATGCGCTTTTCAGCGATTTTCCTATTCATAGCCATTTGGTTAATCGTTGTCTACTTCCCCATGGCGCATATGGTTTGGGGCGGCGGTTTTCTAGACAAGATCGGCTCGATCGATTTTGCCGGCGGGAATGTGGTGCATATTAGTTCAGGGATTTCTGGGCTGGTCTTGGCGATTGTCTTAGGCCGTCGTCGAGAATACCATCTCGGCGATTATCGTCCTCACAATGTTCCTTTTGTTGTCTTAGGGACAGGGCTTTTGTGGTTTGGCTGGTTTGGCTTCAACGGCGGCTCGGCCTTAGCGGCGGACGGACTTGCGATCCATGCGATGATCACGACCAACACAGCGGCTGCTTGCGCGATGTTGTCATGGATGCTGATTGAGAAAGTCCTAAATGGCAAGCCAACGGTCGTCGGTGCTTGTACCGGTGCAGTTGTCGGATTGGTGGCAATTACTCCTGGGGCGGGATTTGTCTCGATTTGGTCAAGCCTCCTCATTGGCGCATTGGTTAGTCCGTTCTGTTATTTCTTCATTTCAGTAATTAAGCAGAAGCTTGGTTTTGACGATGCACTGGATGCTTTTGGTTGTCATGGTGTCGGCGGCATCTTCGGCGGCATCGTAACAGGGATTTTTGCTGATCCTTCGGTTGGTGGACGAACAGGTTTGATTTACGGCGAGACCCATTTGTTTATCGCACAAATCGAGAGCGTCATTTTTACATTGATTTTTGCTGGAGTCGCAAGCTATTTGATCATCTCTTTGATCCGGGTCTTCATGCCGATTCGTGTTTCTCAACAGGAAGAAGCGTTAGGGCTAGACCAAATCGAGCATGATGAAAATGCTTATCCGACATTTATGGGAATGGATTCTTAG
- the rsmI gene encoding 16S rRNA (cytidine(1402)-2'-O)-methyltransferase has product MSVRIQKSFAQEVGTLYLVPTPIGNLEDMTFRAVKTLQTVDLIASEDTRNTQKLLNHFEVKVGQKSLHEHNYNERIPELLAFLKSGRSIAQVSDAGMPSISDPGHELVVACIEEDIPVVALPGATAGMTALIASGLMPQPFYFYGFLQRKKSTQKKELAELKNQTATMIFYESPHRIKETVKNMLEVFGNREVVICRELTKLYEEYLRGTAEEVIDYLSEHSLKGECCLLVSGTTEKVEEEIFEGSLKEQVDVLVSDGESSKEAIKTVAKRHGLKKQEVYKEYHGL; this is encoded by the coding sequence ATGTCTGTGAGAATTCAAAAAAGTTTTGCACAAGAAGTTGGAACGCTGTATTTGGTTCCTACGCCGATCGGGAACCTGGAGGATATGACCTTTCGTGCAGTTAAGACATTGCAAACGGTCGATTTGATCGCCAGTGAGGATACTCGAAATACGCAAAAATTGCTGAATCATTTTGAGGTAAAGGTTGGGCAAAAAAGCTTGCATGAGCATAATTACAACGAACGGATTCCTGAACTGCTGGCATTTCTTAAAAGTGGGCGATCAATCGCGCAAGTCAGCGATGCAGGCATGCCTTCTATTAGTGATCCGGGGCATGAATTAGTCGTTGCTTGTATTGAGGAAGACATTCCTGTAGTGGCGCTGCCTGGAGCAACTGCGGGTATGACGGCGCTGATTGCTTCTGGTCTGATGCCGCAACCTTTCTATTTCTATGGATTCCTGCAACGAAAGAAAAGTACCCAGAAAAAGGAATTAGCAGAGCTGAAAAATCAAACGGCGACAATGATCTTTTATGAGTCTCCCCATCGTATAAAAGAGACCGTGAAAAATATGCTGGAAGTTTTTGGCAATCGCGAAGTGGTCATTTGCCGAGAGCTGACCAAGCTCTATGAGGAGTATCTGCGAGGCACAGCAGAGGAAGTGATCGACTACCTGTCGGAGCATTCGTTAAAGGGAGAGTGCTGCTTGCTGGTTTCCGGTACGACAGAGAAGGTAGAAGAAGAAATTTTTGAAGGCTCACTCAAAGAGCAAGTGGACGTATTGGTTTCAGACGGCGAAAGCTCGAAGGAGGCTATCAAAACTGTCGCGAAACGACATGGACTGAAAAAACAAGAGGTCTATAAAGAATATCACGGATTGTAA
- a CDS encoding DNA replication initiation control protein YabA encodes MDRRSLYDGLNQLEVDMQKNLEDLVSMKETLLELVEKNATLEMENERLRERIREIDAKKSPVLDERQELSESRLNLEKIYEDGFHVCNLLYGSRREQDEPCAFCLDVIYRESKQK; translated from the coding sequence ATGGACCGACGTTCGTTGTATGATGGCCTGAATCAGTTAGAAGTGGACATGCAAAAAAACCTTGAGGATCTAGTGTCAATGAAAGAAACGCTGCTGGAACTCGTTGAAAAAAATGCCACATTGGAAATGGAAAATGAACGCTTGCGTGAACGGATTCGCGAGATTGATGCCAAAAAATCTCCAGTCTTAGATGAACGGCAGGAATTGTCGGAGTCTCGTTTAAACCTTGAAAAGATATATGAAGACGGGTTTCACGTGTGCAATTTACTTTACGGTTCAAGGCGTGAACAGGATGAGCCATGTGCTTTTTGTTTAGACGTCATCTATCGCGAAAGTAAGCAAAAATAA
- a CDS encoding PSP1 domain-containing protein — protein sequence MVEVVGVRFRDAGHIYYYAPGKNEYFYNDKVLVESQQAHQIATVAIPKIEIAKKDLSDDLKTILHKASDKELKKVAQNEADADAAFKTAKEKIRAHELEMKLIRVEYTYDRSKMIFYFTADGRIDFRELVKDLAGVFRTRIELRQIGVRDEAKILGGIGPCGRPLCCSTFLGDFIPVSIKMAKDQGLSLNPTKISGLCGRLMCCLKYENGEYEAAKKEMPDYGNEINTPEGRGKVIGLNLLSKVVKVRLFGRDMTVDFDYQELVEAGDVS from the coding sequence ATGGTTGAAGTTGTGGGTGTTCGTTTTCGTGATGCTGGTCATATCTATTATTATGCACCGGGGAAAAACGAATATTTTTATAATGATAAAGTCTTGGTCGAGTCGCAACAGGCGCACCAGATTGCGACAGTGGCAATTCCAAAAATAGAAATAGCAAAAAAAGATTTGTCCGATGATTTAAAAACGATATTACATAAAGCATCAGATAAAGAACTAAAAAAAGTAGCGCAAAATGAAGCCGATGCGGATGCCGCGTTCAAAACAGCAAAAGAGAAGATTCGGGCCCATGAGTTAGAAATGAAATTGATCCGAGTGGAATACACGTATGACCGCAGCAAAATGATTTTCTATTTTACCGCGGATGGACGGATCGATTTTCGGGAGCTGGTCAAAGACTTAGCGGGTGTTTTCCGTACGCGAATTGAGCTGCGTCAGATCGGGGTTCGGGATGAAGCCAAGATTCTTGGCGGAATCGGGCCGTGTGGGCGACCATTATGCTGTTCGACCTTCTTAGGAGATTTTATTCCTGTTTCTATTAAAATGGCGAAAGATCAAGGTCTTTCATTGAATCCAACAAAAATATCAGGCCTTTGCGGCCGTTTGATGTGTTGCCTGAAGTATGAAAATGGCGAGTATGAAGCAGCCAAAAAAGAAATGCCGGATTATGGTAATGAAATCAACACACCAGAAGGGCGTGGAAAAGTAATCGGGTTGAATCTGCTTAGCAAGGTAGTGAAGGTGCGTTTGTTTGGCCGTGATATGACTGTCGATTTCGATTATCAAGAACTAGTTGAAGCAGGTGATGTGTCATGA
- the holB gene encoding DNA polymerase III subunit delta', protein MEEAKRLQTIQPIVFRQLQNSFEHGRLAHAYLFEGDQGTGKAELALWFVKHLFCLNLQENMPCEKCNNCLRITSKDHPDVVEIEPDGQSIKVDQIRALQSELTKSGFESAKKVVLIHQAEKMNVNSANSLLKFLEEPPANFMIILETQSLGKILPTIRSRCQIIHFQALSTARLQSRLEAEQISAKTAKLLANLTNSYGKAVEISKDEWFNEAREVVIQWFNYLDKNDPQAFIYVQKKLTKTFKDKAQQQFAFEMLAYFVKEKRDQVMKENQTNLENYNHLLEEVLLASQKLEANVSFQNIAEQVTLRIVFA, encoded by the coding sequence ATGGAAGAAGCGAAAAGACTCCAGACAATTCAACCCATCGTTTTTCGCCAATTACAGAACAGCTTTGAGCATGGGCGTTTGGCCCATGCTTATCTTTTTGAAGGCGATCAAGGAACAGGGAAAGCAGAACTGGCTTTATGGTTCGTCAAGCATCTGTTTTGTTTAAATTTACAAGAGAATATGCCCTGCGAAAAATGCAATAATTGTCTGCGAATAACCAGTAAAGATCACCCCGATGTTGTCGAGATCGAGCCAGATGGCCAGTCCATCAAAGTCGATCAAATTCGTGCGTTGCAGAGTGAATTAACAAAAAGCGGCTTTGAATCTGCGAAGAAAGTCGTACTTATTCACCAAGCGGAAAAGATGAATGTCAACTCGGCAAACAGTCTATTAAAGTTTTTGGAAGAACCGCCAGCAAACTTCATGATTATTTTAGAGACACAATCGTTAGGAAAGATATTGCCGACGATTCGATCTCGTTGTCAGATCATCCACTTTCAAGCGTTGTCTACTGCGCGCTTGCAATCCCGTTTAGAAGCGGAACAAATCTCTGCGAAAACAGCAAAACTCTTAGCAAATTTAACAAATAGTTATGGAAAAGCTGTTGAAATCTCAAAAGATGAATGGTTTAATGAAGCTAGAGAGGTTGTTATTCAATGGTTTAATTATCTTGATAAAAATGATCCGCAAGCGTTTATCTACGTTCAGAAAAAGCTGACAAAGACGTTTAAGGATAAAGCGCAGCAGCAATTTGCCTTTGAAATGTTGGCTTATTTTGTGAAAGAAAAGCGTGATCAAGTAATGAAAGAAAATCAAACCAACCTAGAGAATTACAACCATCTATTAGAAGAAGTTTTGCTAGCTAGTCAAAAGCTAGAGGCAAACGTGTCATTTCAAAATATCGCAGAACAAGTAACGTTACGTATTGTTTTTGCTTAA
- a CDS encoding cyclic-di-AMP receptor, with translation MKLILAIVQDKDSNRLANEFIDSNIRATKLSSTGGFLKAGNSTFIIGIEDDRVEDTLALIKETCQARTQYVTTPVTLDISLDGQVPYPVEVEVGGATVFVLPVEGFHQY, from the coding sequence ATGAAACTAATTTTAGCGATCGTCCAAGACAAAGATTCCAACCGTTTAGCCAATGAGTTTATTGACTCGAACATTCGAGCAACCAAGCTTTCATCTACAGGCGGCTTTTTGAAAGCTGGGAACAGTACTTTTATCATTGGTATTGAAGATGACCGTGTGGAGGATACTTTAGCGCTGATCAAAGAAACGTGCCAAGCTCGGACACAATACGTCACGACACCAGTGACCCTAGACATCTCGTTAGATGGGCAAGTGCCTTACCCTGTTGAAGTTGAAGTCGGCGGTGCAACAGTCTTTGTTTTACCAGTCGAAGGCTTCCACCAGTATTAA
- the tmk gene encoding dTMP kinase has product MNGLFITIEGPDGAGKTSVLNELYPKLQLTAKRSIVKTREPGGIPIAEKIRHVILDPINDQMDDRTEALLYAAARRQHLVEKIWPALEANKIVLCDRFVDSSLAYQGAGRGIGMEEVAKINEFAIEGTTPDVTLYLDVDSDTGLQRIIKNRTNQIDRLDSEGLQFHQKVRHAYLKLADANPDRIIKIDARKRLDEVVKDCFYELLTRYPDYFQS; this is encoded by the coding sequence GTGAACGGATTATTTATTACGATTGAAGGGCCAGACGGTGCTGGAAAAACCAGTGTACTGAATGAACTTTATCCTAAATTACAATTAACGGCGAAACGATCCATCGTCAAAACAAGAGAACCTGGAGGCATTCCGATCGCTGAAAAGATTAGACACGTGATCCTTGACCCCATAAACGATCAAATGGATGATCGGACAGAAGCCTTGTTATATGCGGCTGCTCGTCGGCAACATTTGGTTGAGAAGATTTGGCCTGCGCTTGAGGCAAATAAAATTGTTCTATGCGACCGCTTTGTTGACAGCTCGTTAGCCTATCAAGGTGCTGGACGCGGTATTGGTATGGAAGAAGTCGCTAAGATCAATGAATTTGCGATCGAAGGCACGACACCAGATGTGACGTTATATTTAGATGTAGATTCGGATACAGGATTGCAACGAATCATTAAGAACCGAACCAATCAAATTGACCGTTTGGACTCAGAAGGGTTACAATTTCATCAGAAGGTTCGACACGCCTATTTAAAATTGGCAGATGCAAATCCGGATCGGATCATAAAAATCGATGCTCGGAAACGTTTAGACGAAGTAGTGAAAGATTGCTTTTACGAGTTGTTGACACGTTACCCAGACTATTTTCAATCATGA
- the recR gene encoding recombination mediator RecR: protein MQYPEPIAKLIESYMKLPGIGQKTATRLAFFTIDMKDESVNEFARSLISVKRDLRFCSICGNITEEDPCEICSDTTRDRSTILVVEEPKDVMSMEKVREYHGLYHVLHGVLSPMEGTGPEDINIAPLIKRLHDDEIKEVIIATNATTEGEATAMYLSRLIKPAGIKVTRLAHGLSVGSDIEYADEITLLKAVEGRREL, encoded by the coding sequence ATGCAATATCCAGAACCAATCGCAAAGCTGATTGAAAGTTATATGAAATTACCGGGGATCGGTCAAAAAACTGCGACCCGTTTAGCTTTTTTTACGATCGACATGAAAGATGAGTCCGTGAATGAATTTGCACGGTCATTGATCAGTGTCAAGCGTGACCTGCGTTTTTGCAGCATATGTGGTAATATCACAGAGGAAGACCCTTGTGAGATCTGTTCAGACACGACACGCGATCGCAGTACGATCTTAGTGGTCGAAGAACCAAAAGACGTGATGTCAATGGAAAAAGTCCGTGAATACCATGGGCTTTATCACGTGCTTCATGGAGTGTTGTCACCAATGGAGGGCACAGGGCCAGAAGATATCAATATTGCGCCTCTGATCAAACGATTGCATGACGATGAGATCAAAGAGGTCATCATAGCGACAAATGCCACAACAGAAGGCGAAGCAACAGCAATGTATCTGTCACGTTTGATCAAGCCAGCGGGGATCAAAGTTACACGACTAGCTCATGGCCTGTCTGTCGGCAGCGACATTGAGTATGCTGATGAGATCACGCTGTTAAAAGCAGTGGAAGGACGCCGTGAATTGTAA
- a CDS encoding YbaB/EbfC family nucleoid-associated protein: MMRGMGNMQGMMKQMQKMQKEMVKAQDELNAKEFTGSSTNDLVTVTFTGDKKMKAMTINPELIDPEDPDMLQDMIVLAVNDAIEKITKETDQTMGKYTKGLPGM; the protein is encoded by the coding sequence ATGATGCGCGGAATGGGAAATATGCAAGGCATGATGAAACAAATGCAAAAGATGCAAAAAGAAATGGTGAAAGCCCAAGATGAATTGAATGCCAAAGAATTCACAGGCAGTTCAACGAATGATCTCGTGACAGTAACTTTTACCGGAGATAAAAAAATGAAAGCAATGACGATCAACCCTGAATTGATCGACCCAGAAGATCCAGATATGCTGCAAGATATGATTGTTTTAGCAGTCAACGATGCGATCGAAAAGATCACGAAAGAAACGGATCAAACAATGGGTAAATATACAAAGGGACTTCCTGGAATGTAA